DNA from Chitinophaga pendula:
GATGCACTGCATGGCGAATACGATGCCCTCGTCATCGCAGGTGGCCGCGCCCCTGAATATTTAAGACTCGATAAAAAGGTCATCGAACTGGTAAAACAATTTGAACACAAACCAATCGCCGCCATCTGCCACGGCATCCAGATACTCACCGCCGCTGATATGGTAAGAGGAAAAAAATTGACCGCTTATCCTGCTGTCGCTCCCGAAGTAACCATGGCCGGTGGTACCTATGTGTCTGTCAACGTGAATGAAGCCGTCGTAGATGGTCAACTGGTGACCGCTCCCGCATGGCCCGCCCATCCGGAATGGATCAGCGAATTCCTTAAAGTATTGGGCACCACCATTACTTTGTAAAATACAAAAGGGCTATAAGGTGATATACCTTATAGCCCTTGCTGCTGCACAGCGGCAATAGGTCCTATTTATCCTCTTTACGCCGGAAATAGCAATAACCTATAGGTATCAGCAGCGCGAAATATAATACGCTCAGTAATTCATTTTTTGAAATTACTTCTCCCGATACTTTTTTATAAATGTTTATCAGCGTCAGCGAAGGAGAGGCATAGGGTACGAAATGTGCATACTTCCACCTGCCGACCAATATCATACTGGCAATTACTCCTGCCAACCCGATACCTACCGGGATCACGAAGTTCCGCCAGCGAAGACTGAACAGGTATTGTATCCCCACGATCCCCAGCACCGACAGAAAACTCCGGTAACAGGTCCGGAATAACTCCTCATAGTTAGGTCGAATGCGCAGAAATCCCAGCTCCGGATGAATGACACCGGCGATGGCCCCACCCACCAGAGTGAACAAAGAAAAGAGTATATAACATCCAACGATCATCACCAGCATCAATATCAGCTTACTGAAGTAAATGGACCAGTGTGGCACCGGTTGTGCCAGCAGCTGTTTCCAGGCATTCGCATTATATTCGAGCTGTACCGAAAGGCTCACTGCCAGTATGATGTACATCGGCAGTAACAGGAACGATACACTTTGCCATTCATTCCCGAATAGCCGGTCCCAGGGATTGGTACCCGCTGCAGGGATCATCTTTTCCCAGTAAATGATCGACGCGACGAAAAAGACAAAAGGAACAATGCCCGCACCTAGTAAGGTCAGCCACCAGGTAAAAGAATGACGGGTCTTCACAAGTTCGGAACGTACAGTATGGATCAGGTACATAGTTATTTGTTTTCAGTGATCTGGAAGAATAAGTTTTCAAGGTCATGTTGGGCGATGGCTACCTGGAAGATGTCGATATCATTCGCCGTTAGCTGTCGCACTGTAGCGGCAATATGCGCTTCCGACAGGAAAGGGAACTGCAGATGATTTCCGTTCAGGCAGACAATATCTTTCACATCCTGTAACAGTGCAAGGGCGAGGTCCGGCTGGCCCACCTTCAGTTGTACCGTAGACCGGTGCGCCTGTAAAGTCTGCAACGCCGAAAGCGTACCCTGGAACATCAGCTGCCCTTTGTGTAAAATACCTACATGTGTGACCAGCTTCTCTATCTCAGATAGTAAGTGACTGGAAAGGAACACGGTCACACCAGCTTCTTTATTCAACCGTATCAGCAACTCCCGTATCTCGATGATCCCATTCGGGTCAAGGCCGTTCGTCGGCTCATCCAGTATCAGGAGGTCCGGCTCCGACAGCATCGCCAGGGCAAGACTTAGGCGCTGTTTCATCCCCAGCGAATATTCTTTTACCTTACGATGCGCATCCTTTTCCAACCGCACCAGCGACAAGACGTCGTCGATTCGGCGCTTAGGCACTTTGCGTAGTAGGGCAATACTCAGCAGGTTCTCATACCCATTCAGATGGCTATACAGGGAAGGCATCTCTATCAGGCTGCCTATACGGGAGAGGATGGGCAGCCGGTTGGTTTGTAATGACTGATCAAACAAACGGATATGATCGCCGCGTTGCCGCAATAACCCGAGCAATAGGCGGATCAGCGTCGTCTTACCTGCTCCGTTCACCCCAAGGAAACCGTATATGCTGCCTCGTGGTACTTCCAGCTGTATATCCCGCAACACCTGGATGTTGCCGTAGCTAAATGATAACTGTTGTGTACTGATGATAGGTGTTGTCATGTCAGAAATGAATAATTACTGCAAATATGGTCCCGGCCGCTCAGAAGCAACCGTTTATTCAATATACACGGCCTGCGGGTATACCAACAGGCTTCCCCGCCATACAACCGTTGAACACCTGCGGCAGCCTGTTGATAGGAGAGAATGACCCGTTCGCTGAAAGGAATGGCCTTTTCATCCGGCTAAACCGTACTTTTAACAAATGAAGAAATACATCGAAACAAGTATCCACATATTGGTCTGGTGCGCCATATTCGTTGTGTTCTTCCAACATCTGTTCCTGAAACCTTTCTCTACAAAATATGTGGAAGGTATAGTAATGTTCCTGTCATTTGTCGGGATATTCTATATCAACCTGCTGCTATTGCTGCCACATGCCCGGGGCAGGCAGTGGTGGATAGTCATACTGGGATGGCTATTGATCGTACTGGTGTATAGCGGCTATTTCCGTTTCACGATGTATGACAGCATGCCCCAACGCCGTAATATGAATTACCCGGAGTGGAGTAACCTGCTGACCAGCCTATTAAAAGGAGCGGTCTTAGTCGGCTTCTTTATTTTTCTGAGCTCTGCTTATAAACTGGCCAAAGACTGGTTCCTCCATGAACGTACCCGCCAGCAACTGGAAAACGAACGCCTGAAAGCAGAACTCGACTTTCTCCGCTCTCAGATCAACCCGCATTTCCTGTTCAACAGCCTGAATAACATCTATACCATGGCCTATCGCCGTTCCGAAAACACACCGGATGCGGTAATGCACCTGGCGGAGATCATGCGGTATATGCTATACGACAGCGGGCACCCCTTCGTACCACTGGAAAAAGAACTCCACTACCTCGAACAGCTGATCGCCTTACAGGAGTTACGGATACAGGGACCGATGGCCTTGCAGCAACATATCAGCCATAGCAGCGGCAACGTATATATTGCCCCCCTCATCCTGATACCGTTTGTCGAAAATGCCTTCAAACATGGCATCATCAACGACCCTGACGATCCGATGGTATTACATATCAGCGTGGAAGGCAATACCTTACATTTTTCCTCCAGTAACCGTATCAGCCAGCAACAAAAAGACCCTATGGGAGGTGTCGGCCTGCAGAATGTACGCCGCCGCCTGGAACTGATCTATCCCAAGCGGTATCAGCTGGATATCAGGCAGGATGGCGAACATTATTCGGTAGATTTACATTTGCAATTGAACTGACCCAGGTATGGAGAAATTATCCTGCATCATCATCGACGACGAACCGCTGGCATTAGACCTGCTCTCCGATTACGTCGCCCGTACACCCTTTCTCGAATACAAAGGCGGATTCACCCATGCCCCTGATGCACTACCCCTGCTGCAACAGCAACAGGTACAGCTCGTCTTCCTCGATGTACAGATGCCAGCCATCAACGGACTACAGTTCCTGCGGATATTACCGCACCGTCCACACGTCATATTGACCACCGCTTACCCGGAATATGCCCTCGATGGCTTCGAGCTGGATGTGGCAGACTACCTCCTCAAGCCCATCCGCTACGAACGATTCCTCAAAGCAGTCAGTAAAGTGCTGGCCTCTTCCCAGCCGGCGCTGCCGGCAACGCCGCCCGCCGCGGTCCCGCCTCCGCTGGAAAATACACCCGTCGCCGATGGCTCCATCTTTGTAAAGACCGACCACCGCATCGTTCGTATCGGCCTCGACGATATCCTCTTCATCCAAAGCCTGAAAGAATATGTGATGATCCACACCCTCCAGGGTAAAACTATGACCCTCCAGAGCCTCAAACGGATGGAAGACGTATTGCCCCCCGGCCAGTTCATCCGTATACATAAGTCCTACCTCATCGCCCTTAGCAGGATCGATATGGTCGAAGGCAACCGGGTCATCATCGGAAAAGAATATATCCCCATCGGCGATACCTATAAGGCAGCCTTCCTGGCGCACCTCAACCGTACTAAGTTGTTGTAAATCAGTTGCTAAATCGAACTTCTGCGATAACGGCGCAGCCACTGGCCGTTCTTTTAAATTATCTTTCCCCCGGATTTCAGAATTATACCCGCTTTGCTTACCTTTGCAGCCGAAATAAAAAGGCATTCCCTTTTTATTATTAATAAAATTTGTAATCCTTTATTATCATATGTCCGGTCAGCTTAAAGAAGTCCGTAACCGAATAAAATCAGTTCAGTCCAGCCAGCAGATCACAAAGGCAATGAAAATGGTGAGCGCTGCCAAGTTAAGGCGCGCCCAGGAAGCCATCCTCCTCATGCGCCCCTATGCACTGAAACTGCAGGAAATGCTGCAAAATATTGTTTCCAACAGCGAAGGTGACATCGATATGGCTCTGGCAGCACAACGCCAGGTGGATAAAGTACTGGTGGTGGTAATCACTTCCGACAGAGGACTCTGCGGCGCTTATAACTCCAACCTGATCAAGCTGTCCAAACAACTGATCCGTGAGAAATATGCCGAGCAATTTGCCCAGGGCAAGGTAGATATCATGCCTATCGGTAAAAAAGGATATGAACATTTTGTGAAGAACGGTTACAAGATCAACGATAAATTCTGGCAGCTGTTCGGTAACCTCAATTTCGAACATGTAAAAGAAGCTGCCGCAGTAGCACTCGAAGGCTTCGTAAAAGGCCAGTATGATGCGGTAGAGAT
Protein-coding regions in this window:
- a CDS encoding DJ-1/PfpI family protein, whose product is MAKKRILLLTGDYVEDYETMVPFQMLQMTGHEVHAVCPDKAAGEKVITAIHDFEGEQTYSEKRGHYFVLNASFSDALHGEYDALVIAGGRAPEYLRLDKKVIELVKQFEHKPIAAICHGIQILTAADMVRGKKLTAYPAVAPEVTMAGGTYVSVNVNEAVVDGQLVTAPAWPAHPEWISEFLKVLGTTITL
- the atpG gene encoding ATP synthase F1 subunit gamma, whose amino-acid sequence is MSGQLKEVRNRIKSVQSSQQITKAMKMVSAAKLRRAQEAILLMRPYALKLQEMLQNIVSNSEGDIDMALAAQRQVDKVLVVVITSDRGLCGAYNSNLIKLSKQLIREKYAEQFAQGKVDIMPIGKKGYEHFVKNGYKINDKFWQLFGNLNFEHVKEAAAVALEGFVKGQYDAVEIVYSQFKNAATQFFVSEQFLPIAKVEPTAADNKKAIKADFIFEPEKETLIAELMPKILNTQFFKAILDAHASEHGARMTAMDKASENAAEIIRSLKISYNRARQAAITTELTEIVSGAAALAG
- a CDS encoding ABC transporter ATP-binding protein → MTTPIISTQQLSFSYGNIQVLRDIQLEVPRGSIYGFLGVNGAGKTTLIRLLLGLLRQRGDHIRLFDQSLQTNRLPILSRIGSLIEMPSLYSHLNGYENLLSIALLRKVPKRRIDDVLSLVRLEKDAHRKVKEYSLGMKQRLSLALAMLSEPDLLILDEPTNGLDPNGIIEIRELLIRLNKEAGVTVFLSSHLLSEIEKLVTHVGILHKGQLMFQGTLSALQTLQAHRSTVQLKVGQPDLALALLQDVKDIVCLNGNHLQFPFLSEAHIAATVRQLTANDIDIFQVAIAQHDLENLFFQITENK
- a CDS encoding LytR/AlgR family response regulator transcription factor, with amino-acid sequence MEKLSCIIIDDEPLALDLLSDYVARTPFLEYKGGFTHAPDALPLLQQQQVQLVFLDVQMPAINGLQFLRILPHRPHVILTTAYPEYALDGFELDVADYLLKPIRYERFLKAVSKVLASSQPALPATPPAAVPPPLENTPVADGSIFVKTDHRIVRIGLDDILFIQSLKEYVMIHTLQGKTMTLQSLKRMEDVLPPGQFIRIHKSYLIALSRIDMVEGNRVIIGKEYIPIGDTYKAAFLAHLNRTKLL
- a CDS encoding sensor histidine kinase — encoded protein: MKKYIETSIHILVWCAIFVVFFQHLFLKPFSTKYVEGIVMFLSFVGIFYINLLLLLPHARGRQWWIVILGWLLIVLVYSGYFRFTMYDSMPQRRNMNYPEWSNLLTSLLKGAVLVGFFIFLSSAYKLAKDWFLHERTRQQLENERLKAELDFLRSQINPHFLFNSLNNIYTMAYRRSENTPDAVMHLAEIMRYMLYDSGHPFVPLEKELHYLEQLIALQELRIQGPMALQQHISHSSGNVYIAPLILIPFVENAFKHGIINDPDDPMVLHISVEGNTLHFSSSNRISQQQKDPMGGVGLQNVRRRLELIYPKRYQLDIRQDGEHYSVDLHLQLN
- a CDS encoding ABC transporter permease, with amino-acid sequence MYLIHTVRSELVKTRHSFTWWLTLLGAGIVPFVFFVASIIYWEKMIPAAGTNPWDRLFGNEWQSVSFLLLPMYIILAVSLSVQLEYNANAWKQLLAQPVPHWSIYFSKLILMLVMIVGCYILFSLFTLVGGAIAGVIHPELGFLRIRPNYEELFRTCYRSFLSVLGIVGIQYLFSLRWRNFVIPVGIGLAGVIASMILVGRWKYAHFVPYASPSLTLINIYKKVSGEVISKNELLSVLYFALLIPIGYCYFRRKEDK